One region of Streptomyces sp. CG4 genomic DNA includes:
- a CDS encoding cytochrome c oxidase subunit 4 — MRAEAMLFGGVALFFGGSAALYGVWSGDETGTVALVVACGMAALVAFFCLIQYRRRGTRAQDRTDAEVADGAGPVAFFPDESLWPILTALGFAVTATGVVFGLWLFLIGLGVLARGVYGMVFQYAHR, encoded by the coding sequence GTGAGGGCCGAGGCGATGCTGTTCGGCGGGGTCGCGCTGTTCTTCGGCGGGTCGGCGGCCTTGTACGGGGTGTGGTCGGGAGACGAGACGGGCACGGTCGCGCTGGTCGTCGCGTGCGGCATGGCCGCACTGGTCGCGTTCTTCTGCCTGATCCAGTACCGGCGCCGGGGGACGCGGGCGCAGGACCGCACCGACGCGGAAGTGGCGGACGGGGCCGGACCGGTGGCGTTCTTCCCCGACGAGAGCCTGTGGCCGATTCTCACCGCGCTCGGTTTCGCGGTGACGGCGACCGGGGTGGTCTTCGGGCTGTGGCTGTTCCTCATCGGTCTGGGCGTTCTGGCGCGCGGGGTGTACGGGATGGTGTTCCAGTACGCGCACCGGTGA